Part of the Penaeus vannamei isolate JL-2024 chromosome 9, ASM4276789v1, whole genome shotgun sequence genome is shown below.
acacccatacacacacacaaatttttttttttcagtgtaaacaaataaaaaaatgtccCTCTTTGATCACGTAAGCAAAGATACAAGGAAAAagaagtggatatatatatatatatatatatatatatatatatatgtgtgtataaatatatatatatatatgaatatagatagatagatatataggtatatatatatatatatatatatatatatatatatatatatatatataggtatatatatatatatatatatatatatatatatatatatatatatatatatatatgtatatatagatagatagatagatagatacacatgtgcatatacatataaaatcacacatacacatacacatatgtatatatatatatctatatatatattacataaatagagatagatatatatatatatatatatatatatatatatatatatatatatatatgtatacataaatagagatagatatatatataggtatatatatatatatatataggtagatagatagatagatagatagatagatacacatgtgcatatacatataaaatcacacatacacatacacatatgtatatatatatatctatatatatatatatatatatatatatataggtatatatatatatatatatatatatatatatacatacacacacacaaacacacacacacaaacacacacacacacacacacacacacacacacacacacacacacacacacatatatatatatatatatatatatatatatatatatatatatatatatatatatgcatatatatgtatatatatatatgtatatatatgtatatatatatatgtatatatatatatatatatatatatatatatatatatatatatatatatatatatatatataaatttataaatagaaCAGGTAACTATTATTAAAGACAACAGGCAAAGTACACTCATGAACTATCATGCTGTTTAGATTGAATTAAAAGCGCATATCATTTACCTGTTGAGAGTTGAAGGCTGATGACTTACCGAGTTATAATGgactgaggaaggaggaagggaataccGTAGTGTAGTCACCGCGAGAGACCCTTATATAACACGGTTTGAGCCACTTTCGGCCGTTTACCTGGGGTGGGGTTCCGGTTACTTTGAAGAGTTTTACCAATAGAAACATAATTAATCTGTATTTGCACTTGGTCCATCAATGACGCTTCGTAACGTACTTATAACGTTCAGAATGTACTTCAGAATTACAGGGAAAATGTACTGCCGTTAAATAGAGACGAATAGTAAAGCAAAACTTGGTAACTACAACTGGTAGCATAACCAGTTATGCTACCTAACGAGAGAAACCATTCACCTTCAAGAGTAGCATGATACTTCTTttatgcacctctctctctctctctctctctctctctctctctctctctctctctctctctctctctctctcgctttctatctatctatcaacacacacacacacacacacacacacacacacacacacacacacacacacacacacacacacacacacacaaacacacacacacacacacacacacacacacacacacacacacacacacacacacacacacacacacacacacacacacacacatatatatatatatatatatatatatatatatatatatatatatatatatatgtgtgtgtgtgtgtgtgtgtgtgtgtgtgtgtgtgtgtgtgtgtgtgtgtgtgtgtgtattcacacacaaaaaacagatagatggatatatatatatatatatatatatatatatatatatatatatatatatatatatatatatatgaataaatacacacacacacacacacacacacacacacacacacacacacacacacacacacacacacacacacacacacacacacatatatatatatatatatatatatatatatatatgcatgtataaatacacatatataaatatgtatacacatacatgcatacatacatatatacatatctatctatctatctatctatctatctatctatctatctatctatctatatatatgtatatacatatatatatatatatatatacatatatatatatatatatatatatatatatatatatatgtttctgtgtgtgtgtgtgtgtgtgtgtgtgtttgtttgtgtgtgtgtgtgtgtgtgtgtgtgtgtgtgtgtgtgtgtgtgtgtgtgtgtgtgtgtgtgtgtgtgtgtgtgtgtgcatatatatatatatatatatatatatatatatatatatatatatatatatatatatatatatatatacatgcatacacacacacacacacacacacacacacacacacacacacacacacacacacacacacacacacacacacacacacacacattcacacacacacacacacacacacacacacacactcacacacacacacacacacacacacacacacacacacacacacacacacacacacacacacacgcgcacacgcgcacacgcacacacaaacacttatatatgtatctctctctctctctctctctctctctctctctctctctctctctctctctctctctctctctctctctctctctctctctctctctgtgtgtgtgtgtgtgtgtgtgtgtgtgtgtgtgtgtgtgtgtgtgtgtgagtgtgtgtgtgtgtgtgtgtttgtgtgtgtgtgtgtgtgtgtgtgtgtgtgtgtgtgtgtgtgtgtgtgtgtgtgtgtgtgtgtgtgtgtgtgtgtgcatatttatatatatatatatatatatatatatatatatatatatatatatatatatatatatatataaatatatatatatatatatatatatatatatatatatatataaatatatatatatatatatataaatatatatatatatatatatatatatatataaatatatatatatatatataaatatatatatatatatatatatatatatatatatatatagatatatatatatatatatatatatatatatatatatatatatatatatgtatatatatatgtgtgtgtgtgtgtgtgtgtgtgtgtgtgtgtgtgtgtgtgtgtgtgtgtgtgtgtgtatgtgtgtgtgtgtgtgtgtgtgtgtgtgtaaacatatatatatatatatatatatatatatatatatatatatatatatatgtgtgtgtgtgtgtgtgtgtgtgtgtgtgtgtgtgtgtgtgtgtgtgtgtgtgtgtgtgtgtgtgtgtgtgtgtgggtgtgtgcgtgtgtgtgtgtgtgtgtgtttgtgtgtgtgtgtgtgtgtgtgtgtgtgtgtaaatatatatatatatatatatatatatatatatatatatatatatatgtgtgtgtgtgtgtgtctgtctgtgtgtgtgtgtgtgtgtgtgtatgtgtgtgtgtgtgtgtgtgtgtgtgtgtgtgtgtgtgtgtgtgtgtgtgtgtgtgtgtgtgtacatatatatatgtatatatatacacatgtatatatgtatatatatatatatatatatatatatatatatatatatatatatatatatatatatatgtatatatatatatatatatatatatatatatatatatatatatatatatttatgcttatataaatatatatatatatatacacacacacacacacacatatatatgtatatacatatgtatatatatgcacgtgtatctatctatctatctatctatctatctatctatctatctgtctatatatatgtatatgtatatatatagacatatatatatatatatatatatatatatatatatatatatatatatatatatatatatatatatatatataaatatgtacatatgtatatatatatatatatatgaatatatatataaatatatatatacatatatatgtatatatatatatatatatatatatatatatatatatatatatatatatatacatatatatatatgtgtgtgtgtgtgtgtgtgtgtgtgtgtgtgtgtgtgtgtgtgtgtgtgtgtgtgtgtgtgtgtgtgtgtgtgtgtgtgtataatatatacatacatacatatatatatttatatatatatacatatagatagatagatagatagatagatagatagatagatagatagataaatagatagatagatagatagatagatagatagatagatagatatagatagatagatagatagatatggatagatagatagatagatagatagatagatagatggatatgtatatatatgtatatatatgcacgtgtatctatctatctatatatctatatctatttatctatctatatctatatctatctatctatctctcacacacacacacacacacacacacacacacacacacatacacacacacacacacacacacacacacatacacacacagaaatatatatatatatatatatatatatatatatatatatatatatacataaacatatttatatttatatacatatatatgtaaatatatgtatatatatacatgtatgtatatatatgtatatatatacatgtatatatatacatgtttgtatatatatatatatatatatatatatatatatatatatatatatatatatatatatatatatatatatatatatatatatatatatatatatatatatgtatacatacatacatatatatatatatatatatatatatatatatatatatatatatatatatatatatatatatatgtatatataatttttctcattGCTTTATATACTTGCATTGGCATGGAGCGCAATGACCTGCCACGGCTTTCCATCTGACCTTCTGTGCCCGTTTGCAGCAAAGCTCTGTCACGCCGGTTTCCCTCACGCTGTCGCTGCGCCTCGTCTCtggctttccttctcctcttttaaaGTAAAACCCCAACTGCTAAATCTTTCCTGGTGTCGCTTCAAAATACGAGATCACTGAAGGACATTTTCTTTTTGAATGTTTtcaatgaatatgtatacatctttctctctatatatatttatgtctctctctgtctctctctgcctatctctctctctctctctctctctctctgtctgtctgtctgtctgtctgtctctctctctctctctctctctctctctctctctctctctctctctctctctctatatatatatatatatatatatatatatatatatatatatatgtatatatatatatgtatatatatatatatatatatatatatatatatatatatatagagagagagagagagagagagagagagagcgagggagagagagagagagagagatctatatttgtattaaaaaaaaaaatatatatatatgtaaatttagatataaatttatatatatatatatatatatatatatatatatatatatatatatatatatatatacatacacacacacacacacacacacacacacacacacacacacacatatatatatatatatatatatatatatatatatatatatatatatatatgtataagtatgtatatatgtaagtatgtctttatatgtatatataagtatatatatacatatatatattaactatgtacttatatatatatatatatatataatatatacatatatatatgtatatatatatatatatatatatatatatatatatatatacatatatatacatatacatacatatatatatatatatatatatatatatatatatatatatatatatatgtatatgcatatatgtgtacgtgtgtgtatgtttatgtatatatatatatatatatatatatatatatatatatatatatatatatatatatatatatatatatatgtatatgcatatatgtgtgcgtgtgtgtatgtttatgtatatatatatatatatatatatatatatatatatatatatatatatatatgtatatgcatatgtgtgcgtgtgtgtatgtttatgtatatatctatatatatatatctatatatatatatatatatgaatatatatcatatatgtatatatatgtgtatatatatgcatatatatgtatacatatgaatatacatacttgcatataaacatattttatacacagatatatatatatatatatatatatatatatatatatatatatatatatatatatatatatatatatgtatatacatacttacatatgaacatatttttacatatatatatatatatatatatatatatatatatacatatatatatatatatatatatatagatagatagatatgtatatatgtatatgtataatacatatatctgtgtatacacacacacacacacacacacacacacacacacacacacacacacatatatatatatatatatatatatatatatatatatatatatatatatatatatatatatatatatgtgtgtgtgtgtgtgtgtgtgtgtgtgtgtgtgtgtgtgtgtgtgtgtgtgtgtatacacacatatatatatatatatatatatatatatatatatatatatatatatatatatatgtatatatatatatatatatatatatatatatgtaaaaatacacacacacacacacacacacacacacacacacacacacgtacatacatatatatatatatatatatatatatatatatatatatatatatatatatatatatatatatatatatatatatatgtatatatatacacatatacatatatgtgtatatatatatatatatatatatatatacatatacatatatgtgtatatatatatatatatatatgtatatatatatgtatatgtatatatatatatatatatatatgtatatatatatatatatatgtgtgtgtgtgtgtgtgtgtgtgtgtgtgtgtgtgtgtgtgtgtgtgtgtttgtgtgtgtgtgtgtgtgtgtgtgtgtgtgtgtgtgtatgtgtgtgtatgtgtgtgtatgtgtgtgtgtgtgtgtgtgtgtgtgtgtgtgtgtgtgtgtgtgtgtgtgtgtgtgtgtgtgtgcgtgcgtatgtgtgtgtgtgtgtgtgtgtgtgtgtgtgtgtgtgtgtgtgtgtgtgtgtgtgtgtgtgtgtgtgtgtgcgtgtgtgtgtgcgtgtgtgtgtgtgtgtgtgtgcttatgtatacatgtatacatacatacatacatacatacattcataacttaatacataaatacaaatatatatatatatatatttatatatatatatatgtatatatatatatatatatatatatatatatatatatatatatatatatatatatatatatatatatatatgtatgtatgtatgtatacacacacacacacacacatatatgtatatatatatatgtatatatatatatatgtgtgtatatatatatatatatatatatatatatatatatatatatatatgtatatatatatatatatatatatatatatatatatatgtatatttatacctatatacatacattgcatatatatgtgtgtttgtgcgtgtgtgtgtgtgcttgtttgtgtgtgtttgtgtgtgtatgtatgtatatacatatatgcattaagtatgtgtgtgcgtatttatatgcatacaattGCGAATAACGGCTGAGCGGCGCAAACCAGGTTTTCTACTTCACAGTGACCCCGGCTGGGGCCTCGAGGCACTCGGGCTTGACATCCGAGGAAACATACACACGGCAGTGCATATTAGATACtgtaccagcacacacacacacacacgcacacacacgccgcacacacgcacaaactcatagacacacacacaaactcacagagacacacatatacatacatacatacatacatacataaatacatacatacatacataaagacacacacacacacacacacacacacacacacacacacacacatatatatatatatgtatatatatatatatatatatatatatatatatatatatatatatatataatatgtatgtatatacagacagagacagagatagataggtagatagacagattgacagatagagatagtCGGCTACACAtacggtatacatacatacatacatacatacatacatacatacatacatacatacatacatacatacatacatacttacatacatacatatatatatatatatatatatatatatatatatatatatatatatatgcatatatgtatgtatgtatatatatgtatgtatgtatatataaaaccttGTGGATGTACAGTACATGGACGAGTAGTTCCTTCAGACTTTATTTTTCTAAGATTGTAGATTGTTTAACTAAAAGGTTTTCTGCTGCAGCTAAGTAAAAGTATTTTTTCGAGAAAGTAAGACAAAAGAAGACATTATATGACAAAATGCTGGAAGGATAATTTGAAGCGCGGGGAACTTTAAAGGCAGCTGtcatgcaatatatgtatataggtagctGAGGTTAATTCTTGCAGGACACCTTGAATAAACTTACTGCTGATTGTCAGAATgtaaaaatattagaaaacacatgAAATATGATGGTACACCAGTTATGTGCTCTAATTAACATTACATGAATTTATTCTACCTTTCATGAAAACTTGGTATGTCCTTCAACTGAAGACTGATCTGAAATGGCTACAGAACCCGGAGCAGTTTGGTTTGAAATCTATGATAAATTCGTTCAGTCTTTTCAGCCTATATGgcgaacacaaacaacaaaaaggctaaaatacaataacaatacaaataacaaaataataaataatacaatgatgataaataataaaataatgatcaataacacatgataataaatgataatgaatgttataTCATGATGAATTCTAATAgacaatgaacaataataaataatgcaatgaataatacaataacaaaacaatacagCATTAAGGTCAGTTCAGTACTAGTTATTAAAAAGCAGATGCGAAGAATAAGCTGTTCGATGTGGCAGATGTCTTTTCTTGGCGACACTATTGCCAGTTTCAGAAAAGCTTCTTGGAGTGAGATTAAAAGAAGGGGCAAGAGCGCAAATTGCCGCAGCTGAATATCATGCAGCAGCAATTATTTTCAAATCTCAGATAATGTTTTCACACGCTTTTAGTTTTTTTCAAGTACGACGTTTTAATGAGCGATGTCGGAAATTCGTTAGAAATTTAATAGAACTTTTGTTACACTTAGATAACAAGCGTATGATTAGCAGTTACTACTCATAcacttgaataaaaaaaagaaatgtagttTTCTTGTCCATagccattatatttatcatacacTTAGttcatttaatgataatgatcattcttttttctcccttcatgTTATGATCTGTAATACTGACATTTCCCCCCTTTATGTTGTGTACTAGGTTTTTTGCGTAATGTGACCATGACTGAGTATTTTCTTTCTATGTCATGTTTTAACCTGTAGTCAATACATTTGTATCGCTGTATCGCACCTGCCTCAAAGGGATCAGGCAGGAATTGGTAGACATTAATGAGGCGAGAGCGTGTAAGCCTATTGGCTGGTTgttagatgtaaatagatagcaGGTAGGATTTGCCATTTTAAAAATTCTGGGTTTTCAATTTCATCTGTCATTCACCTTGGTGCGTTTAGCAAAAATATGAAATTTGGTATGACTTCCAGCAAGCAGCTTGCTTCATATGCGTGGCTGCGGATGTGAGTGTAGCTCTGTGTAACTCTTTGCGCATTTGACTGCTATTTCCATGGCATTACAAATGCGTTTACTGTTTTTGCTCgttatcaaagtaaaaaaaaatgtctgttgGTGATGTTTCCTGTATATGCAGAAATTTGCTGATGAAACTAAATTTTCCCAAATGATAGGTAGACACATTTTTTCTCTCCAAATACGGCACAGGTTCATCATACTCAGTCATTGCGGAATTGATGGAATTACTTTTTATAGATCTAAAAGCGTTACAAAATTCCCTGACACTTAACTAATGTAAAATCTTACACTTCTGTATTATATTTTGATAAATCTGTGTGTGAATCTGTTTTACTTGGGCACTGCAACATGAAACACACAAGGAGGGTAGCCACAATGCTGTCCTGAACATGTACTTACTGCATGGACATTATATCAGTTCTAAATTGTCAGTTCTTATAAACGAATCACCCCCTGACTCTCCCTGTGTTCTCCTCCAATCCAAATCAAGCCAGCACCATGTACCTGTAGGGGATAACATTGATCCTGTACCCATTTTCATTCTATCTATGAATTCGCACCTCTTTATGCCAAGTCTCAGCTGCAGTCCTCTCGACCTCACCTCGAATGCCTCCACCTCTTTCAGCCAGAAACGAGTCATATGTGGTCACTGTATCTAATTTTAaggtattttttttaaaggatgaaTGATGTAAAATTTTCACGGGTGAAACAAAGTATCTTATGTCCTTTCTGAACAAACATAATAATTCAAACAAGCCAGACATCTTGCGGCAGGCGGGCAGGTGACCTCAATACTTCGACAGGTACAAGCATAACCCATAACGGTTGTACAGGAGACAGCGCCTTTTCTTTGTCTGCGCTCCGAATACAACGGCTGGATCTGGCCTGGTGCGACCCTTGCATGAACAAGAAAACAACGTTATATTCTCAGATAGACTGTAACATATATGCGTTCATGGATTCAATTCAATATCAGGCCAGCAAACATAGCAGGAACGCTTTACATCTCAGCCACTCACCAAAGTCGTGGTGGTTCGCAATGGTCTTCCGCCGATCAGTGCTCCCTGTCATGAGAAATGATATAGATCAGTTTACAGACGGTCATTTATCGCCATTAAATGTATTCTGTAAAAATCAAACTTCAGGTGAAAATGCCATTGCTGGAAATCTTACAACAGTGGGATATTCCGCGTCATATCCCCCAATAGGTCGGATCCCAGGTGTGATATCCTCATATCCAGTGGAGCCCTGAAAAGTATAAAAACAATCGCTTAAACTGATTTGAACTGCTCACAGAAAAGCGATATAAACTTTAAATTATCTGACATATATATCGCACAATGTAGTACAGTGCATACGATGAATATATCCTGAATAAAAAGTATTTTTTGTGCATTAACCAGATCAAAACAACCAACTAACCTCATGTGTGCCGCGAGGAGAGCCGAACCAATTGTTAACTTGTCTAGTATGTCGTCTCCCTGCGGAATGCACGGTTTCATTATTCAAGTGATATACGCCAGCGAACTGTTAAACAAACTACGTATTCGCTTTGCCTGCTGATACTAACCGGCACAGGGATCTCGCGCGCAGACAAGCAGCATCACCAGCGCCGCTTGCCACAGAGTTCTGCAAGTCTTCATTCCCGTAAGATCTGCGATGAGAAAAGGAATCGTGTGGATTACGCCTAATGTGTGTGGGTGGAACGTGACAAAACCAGACGGACAGTTCGCTCTGTCGAATCTTAAAGAGTACAGGATGTTTCAAGCTTGAAGTGCATTCCAAGACTGGTAGCACGTAATGACGCAAAGAAGGAGCAAGCTGCCTTTCCCTCAGAGATCCATGGTGATTCATGCTCGATGGGAGGCGGGGATCGCGG
Proteins encoded:
- the LOC113829796 gene encoding uncharacterized protein; this translates as MFMHCFADHLWRLLQAGCPSAESAGTCPECPTGPAAASGATGESRRPRGQGESARQLDQGRPLLGHGEDLTGMKTCRTLWQAALVMLLVCARDPCAGRRHTRQVNNWFGSPRGTHEGSTGYEDITPGIRPIGGYDAEYPTVGALIGGRPLRTTTTLGRTRPDPAVVFGAQTKKRRCLLYNRYGLCLYLSKY